The Allocatelliglobosispora scoriae genome contains a region encoding:
- a CDS encoding zinc-binding dehydrogenase, producing the protein MRAIFAESINPENPLAGLVVGERPDPVEPEGWTTVRVTSSSLNHHDLWSLRGVGLPTDRLPMILGCDAVGIAEDGSRVLVHSVVPDPADPRGYSLLSERHQGTLADRLAIPAGNLVVLPESISDADAAVLPTAWLTAYSMLARGRVKHSDAVLVQGAGGGVATAAVILAHALGKRVYATSRDEAKRERIAALGATALAPGAKLPERVGVVIETVGAATFEHSMKCAAPGGRIVVSGATSGHLASVDLRRIFALQLEILGSSMGTQLELDELVQLVADRGVQPVIDSTFDFADARSAFERLATGDIFGKIVIRH; encoded by the coding sequence ATGCGAGCGATCTTTGCGGAGTCGATCAATCCTGAGAATCCACTGGCCGGGCTCGTCGTCGGCGAGCGGCCCGATCCGGTGGAACCGGAGGGCTGGACCACCGTCCGGGTGACCTCATCCTCCCTCAACCACCACGACCTCTGGTCGCTGCGCGGTGTCGGGCTTCCCACCGACCGCCTGCCGATGATCCTGGGGTGTGACGCAGTCGGCATCGCCGAGGACGGCAGCCGGGTGCTGGTGCACTCCGTGGTGCCCGATCCCGCCGATCCGCGCGGCTACTCGCTCCTCTCCGAGCGGCACCAGGGCACCCTCGCCGACCGGCTGGCGATCCCGGCGGGCAACCTCGTCGTGCTGCCGGAGTCCATCTCGGACGCCGACGCCGCCGTGCTGCCGACGGCGTGGCTCACGGCGTACTCGATGCTGGCTCGGGGCCGGGTCAAGCACAGCGACGCCGTGCTGGTCCAGGGCGCGGGCGGCGGGGTGGCGACGGCCGCGGTGATCCTGGCGCACGCGCTGGGCAAGCGGGTCTACGCGACCAGCCGCGACGAGGCGAAGCGGGAGCGGATCGCCGCCCTCGGTGCGACCGCCCTGGCGCCCGGCGCCAAGCTGCCCGAGCGGGTCGGCGTGGTGATCGAGACGGTCGGTGCCGCGACGTTCGAGCACTCGATGAAGTGCGCGGCGCCCGGCGGCCGCATCGTCGTCTCCGGCGCGACCTCCGGCCACCTGGCCAGCGTCGACCTGCGCCGGATCTTCGCGCTCCAGCTCGAAATCCTAGGATCATCGATGGGTACGCAGCTCGAGCTCGACGAGCTCGTCCAGCTCGTCGCGGACCGGGGTGTCCAGCCGGTGATCGACTCGACCTTCGACTTCGCCGATGCCCGCTCCGCCTTCGAGCGCCTCGCCACCGGCGACATCTTCGGCAAGATCGTCATCCGCCACTGA
- a CDS encoding DUF6104 family protein — protein MYFTDRGIEELVERRGDESLAVEWLAERLRDFVDGNPEFETAVERLATYLARYDADDDLD, from the coding sequence ATGTACTTCACGGATCGCGGCATCGAGGAGCTCGTCGAGCGGCGCGGTGACGAGTCGCTCGCCGTCGAGTGGCTCGCCGAACGCCTGCGCGACTTCGTCGACGGCAACCCGGAGTTCGAGACCGCCGTCGAGCGCCTGGCGACCTACCTGGCCCGCTACGACGCAGACGACGACCTCGACTGA